GGGATTTTGATGGCCATCTTCCTTCCAGGCTCAAGAGCTTCTCAAGCCATGTTGTTGCTGTCCTCCCTGCTTTTGATGGTCGCCTGCTTTCCCCTGGCTGCCAAAGCTGAAGTGGTGCAAGACTTCAAGAATTGCCTGGAGTTCTTTTTGGATAAGTTGCCACCCGGAGATGCTCTGACGCCGGCTAACCCTGCAAGGATTTGCCAGTTTTACAACAATGCCTACCGCTTTGCCACCATGTATGACCGAGAGAAGCGCATCCCCATATACTCTGCTTACAAATGCAAACCCGGACAAGGTCCCAGGTACCGAGGTTGGATGATCGAGCCTCAGGTaaaggcatttccccccccccctctcgttTCATACTGTTTCTAACCATTGAACCATCTGGCTCAGTGCTTCTCAATCTCCATGGCTTTAAGCTAGGTGGACTTCTGGATTCCGGAGatgtccagaattccccaaccatgaaggggtccttggtgctctctaaacttggtagtcttcttgcagacattccactatccaaactaggtaacaccatcagtgctcttcaagaaaacaaccgagctcagagagcatcaaggacccctcatttcaaccctgagctacaaatattctcttattGATTCCACAACCAGCATGCAGAGAATTTGGTCTTATATTACAGGAAGGCAGAGTCTCACATAGATCAATCATCTATGTAGCTGtatctatcctccctccctccctccctctctctccctctttttcctcttcctccctctcggTAAAAGTCATATTGCTGATACCACCAACCAAGAATGCTGGTGTGCTTCCCTTTATCAGGAGTGTTCCAGTGAAGATTGGAAAGTGATTCATTTGGATCGTTTTAATTTGGATCCCCTGCATTGAAAGAGATTTTGGATTCCATAGCCTCACCTCTATCATTTCAATGTGTCTAAAATACTATATaaaattctatatatatatatatatatctataagggacgcggtgactcagtggctaaaatgctgagcttgtcgatcagaaaggtcagcagttcgaatccctagtgccgcgtaactaagtgagctcccgtgatttgtgccagcttctgccaacctagcagtttgaaagcatgcaaaaatgcagatagaaaaatggggaccacctttggtgggaagggaacagcattccgttcgcctttggcattgagtcatgccagccacatgaccacagagacatcttcagacagcgttggctcttcggctttgaaacggagatgagcaccgccccctagagtcaggaatgcctagcacataagtgcgaggggaacctttacctttaaaattcTATAATTGTCCAGATTCCTTCCttcaaagccgaggtggcgcagtggttaaatgcagcactgcaggctacttcagctgactgcagttctgcagtttggctgttcaaatctcaccggctcagggttgactcagccttccatccttccgaggtgggtaaaatgaggacccggattgttgttgggggcgatatgctgactctgtaaaccgcttagagagggctgaaagccctttgaagcggtatataagtctaactgctattgctattgctattcagttgATCCCTTAACCTGAGTTGGTGTTGTGTGTTTCCTGTGAGCTACTAACTCGCGTCCATTTGTCTTCCAGCTGGTAGATCCCACTTTAGGCAAGAGCATGGAGGATGAGCGTCAAGCCAACGTCCCTGCTGATATGGTAAAAAAGAGCCAGGCCATTTCTGAGGATTACACCCAGTCTTTAAGTATTGAAAAGGGACACCTGAACCCAGTGGGCCAT
This genomic interval from Thamnophis elegans isolate rThaEle1 chromosome 7, rThaEle1.pri, whole genome shotgun sequence contains the following:
- the LOC116510918 gene encoding endonuclease domain-containing 1 protein-like isoform X1 produces the protein MAIFLPGSRASQAMLLLSSLLLMVACFPLAAKAEVVQDFKNCLEFFLDKLPPGDALTPANPARICQFYNNAYRFATMYDREKRIPIYSAYKCKPGQGPRYRGWMIEPQLVDPTLGKSMEDERQANVPADMVKKSQAISEDYTQSLSIEKGHLNPVGHQPDEDSRAATSTLTNIVPQFSKLNQDSWANYENRIRKEALACLDMYVIAGVVPGKEYLSDHWINKPSHIWSAACCVKDNNKRASWAAIAKNSENEVKEWSLEKLQKILADLYGREKVDLFNGSC
- the LOC116510918 gene encoding endonuclease domain-containing 1 protein-like isoform X2; its protein translation is MLLLSSLLLMVACFPLAAKAEVVQDFKNCLEFFLDKLPPGDALTPANPARICQFYNNAYRFATMYDREKRIPIYSAYKCKPGQGPRYRGWMIEPQLVDPTLGKSMEDERQANVPADMVKKSQAISEDYTQSLSIEKGHLNPVGHQPDEDSRAATSTLTNIVPQFSKLNQDSWANYENRIRKEALACLDMYVIAGVVPGKEYLSDHWINKPSHIWSAACCVKDNNKRASWAAIAKNSENEVKEWSLEKLQKILADLYGREKVDLFNGSC